In Shewanella glacialimarina, the genomic stretch TTAAACTCGGCTTGGTTAATATTGAACTCAGCTTGAAATACCCCGTCAAAATCAATATAGGGATAACGATTAAAAGCGCCTCGCCACAGTATATTCGCCTGTTCAATATGCCCTGCCTGTAAGCCGCGGTCTAAATACTCGACAAGACTAGGCGACATCGCCATTAAAGGAAAATAATCACTGGCTTTAGCCACATCGGTAATATCAAGATTAGCCGCTAACGCCATATAAGGACTATCGCCAAGATGAAGATTAAGCGCTGCCTGCAAACGAATGTCATCATTATAAAAGGCAATATCTGGCGCAGTGAGTCGCATGTCTTTAAGATCAAAACTAACCGATAATGTTTGGCCTGTTAACTGTAAAGGTTGATTAAAACCGCCTGCAAAATCTATATTGTAATCTTGCTCTGGCAGATCTGCCTGTAAGGTGTTATCTGCCCAGGATAAATGTAAATCAACGGGACTTAGACCTGGTAACTGTTCAAATGGTTGCCATGTTAACTGACTTAAGCTGGCTGATGCCGCCCAAGGTTTATCTTTAGCTTTATAAAGCTTTATGGGGCCGATATCGCCTTGTACATTAATATCCCGCCACAGCTGCACATCATCATGGCCTACGCTGGGGATTAGCGGTAATAACGGGGCAAGATTATTTAAGTTAATTTTATTCAGTTGACCAAATAATTGCGCGTTATGATACGCCAGCGATAAACTCAGTTCAGGCCAGGTTTGTTGATTTGACTCAATAGCTAACTGATGACTTTGAATCTGCCATCCTTCAGGGGTATTTTGCCAGGTTAATTGACCATTTTTGATATCGAAACGCTGTGTATTGCGAGCATTTACTGCATTTACTGCATTCTGTGTTATTTCTGCTTCTTTATCAGGTTTTGTATTCGATGTAACATCGAAACTTGTGTCAAAAATCCCGCCGGTTTTAGGGCGTTTATCATCCCATTCTAACCAGCTTGGTTGAAATATTAACTGACCATCTTGAATATTACGCTCGGCGAAACTGAACCAGGCTTCAAAATTAACAACACCTTGAAAGCTGATACTATTTACATCATTTTGGGGATTAATGCGCCTTGAGGCCCACTCGCCAATGTCTAGTGCTGCAGCGGCAATATAAATATCACCCTTTATCGATTCAGGCTGATAACCATTGCCTTGTAATGCAATCTGTAATGATAACGACTCTTTATCAGATGCTTGGTCATCAACAAATAAGCTCCCCTCGCCCCGGTGCTCGTCACCTTGATTGAGCCAAACTAAGTTATCAATAAAAATAGGCCGAAATTGATGCAAAGAACTGTTCAGTTGTACTGAAACATTATTAATAGAAAAGTGGCCTAATTGTTCGAGTAAAAAAGCATACAGCCAATCCATATTGGTTATGGGTGTTGATGATGTGCTTTGATTGGATAAATTATCTACATCGATTGCGATACGGACCTTATCAAAGCTGACCGTTTCTATTTGCGGCGATAATCTCAGTAATGATTGCCAAAAATCGAGTTTGATATTGACCTGCTCACTGATTAAGGTTATCGGTAGATTATCTTGCGGTGGTAACACTAGGTTAGTGACAGTTAACGCTGGTCCATAGGCTTGCCATTTCGCTGACAATCCTTCCAACTGCAGCTTTACTCCATAGTTTTTTTCCACATAAATCAGTATTTCTTGGCGAACTTCTGGAATATGGGGCAACAAGCCCCGAATAAGACTGACCCCAAGCGCAAAAAGTACTAGCAAAATAGCGAGTACTTGTAAGCTGGTGCGCCCAATAGCTGTCAGACGTGGTAACCACACTACATCATCACCACATCATATTTATTTTGAGTGTACAGGGTTTCATTTTGCAGACGAATACGTTTACCTATATACACCTCAAGCTCAGCCAATAAATGACTTTCATCACCACTAAAGCTCATATAAACCGCAGGTGAACAATACAATAAAAACTCATCTGCTTTGTATGCACGATTGAGACGAATGATTTCTCTGAAAATTTCATAAGAGACGGTTTCTACTGTCTTCATGGAACCTGTGCCTAAACAGGCTGGGCATTCACCACACACAACATGCTCTAAGCTCTCGCGGGTTCGCTTGCGGGTCATTTCCACCAGCCCAAGCCCTGAAAAGCCACTGACACTGGTTTTTACTCTGTCTAGCGCTAATGCGGCATTTAAACTTTCTAATACCCGCGCCTGGTGCTCACTACTGAGCATATCAATAAAGTCGATAATGATAATGCCACCTAAGTTACGTAACCTAAGTTGCTTGGCAATAGCTTGAGTGGCTTCGAGATTGGTATTGAAGATGGTTTCTTCAAGATTTCGATGGCCAACAAATGCACCGGTATTAATATCGACGGTTGTCATAGCTTCGGTTTGATCGATAATCAAATACCCGCCGGATTTAAGCTCAACCTTACGACCTAGCGCTCGCTGAATTTCATTTTCAACATCGTACAGTTCAAAAATGGGCGCAGGACCTTCATAAAGCTCAATCTTTTGCGCGATTTCAGGCATAAACTCCTGTGCAAATTGCTGTAGTTCAGCAAAAGTACGTCTAGAATCGACTTTAATATTGTCAAGATCAGTGCCGACAAAATCGCGAATAATTCTCACCGGTAAAGCTAAGTCTTGGTAAAGTAAACAAGCACCTTTGCGCTTACGGCGCTCACTGACTTTAGCCCACACTCGACGTAAAAAAGCCGCATCTTGTGCCAGTTCGTCTTCAC encodes the following:
- the rng gene encoding ribonuclease G, which encodes MNIKAQRKKGSELLINVTPTEARVALIEHGVLQEVHIERRMKRGLVGNIYKGKISRVLPGMQAAFVDIGLDKAAFLHASDIVPHTECVADVEKGHFVVRDIAELVRQGQDIMVQVVKDPLGTKGARLTTDITLPSRYLVFMPGSSHVGVSQRIELEDERARLKNITLPYVDEDGGFIIRTAAENIGEDELAQDAAFLRRVWAKVSERRKRKGACLLYQDLALPVRIIRDFVGTDLDNIKVDSRRTFAELQQFAQEFMPEIAQKIELYEGPAPIFELYDVENEIQRALGRKVELKSGGYLIIDQTEAMTTVDINTGAFVGHRNLEETIFNTNLEATQAIAKQLRLRNLGGIIIIDFIDMLSSEHQARVLESLNAALALDRVKTSVSGFSGLGLVEMTRKRTRESLEHVVCGECPACLGTGSMKTVETVSYEIFREIIRLNRAYKADEFLLYCSPAVYMSFSGDESHLLAELEVYIGKRIRLQNETLYTQNKYDVVMM